The genomic window TTTGATTTTCATACTCTTTTAATTCCTGTTCAAGTTTACATTCTCGTATTTTAAGATCGGCTGCTTTTTGATAATCTTCTATTGAATCTGCCATTACTGCTGAATCTTTCTCTTCTTGAATAATCCTTAGGTCTTCTTTAACTTTTTCTAAATTCGCCAAATTTAAATTGCTCAAATTAGCACGAGAAGATGCCTCATCAATTACATCAATCGCTTTATCTGGCAAAAATCTATCTGTTATATATCTTTGAGATAAATCAACCGCACCTCGAATAACTTCATCTGAAATTTTTACTTTATGATAATTTTCATAATATTCCCTAATTCCATTTAATATCTCAATTGTCTCTTCTGCAGTGGGTTCTTCTACTAGTACGGGCTGAAATCTTCTTTCTAATGCTTTATCTTTTTCGATATATTTTCTATATTCTTCAAGTGTTGTAGCACCTATAATTTGAATTTCTCCTCTTGATAATGCAGGCTTTAATATATTGGCTGCATTCATGGCACTATCAGCTTCCCCGGCGGACATAATATTATGCAATTCGTCTATAACTAATATAACATTGCCCAATGATATAGCTTCTTCTAGTATTCCTTTCATTCGCCCCTCAAATTGTCCTCTAAATTGAGTTCCTGCAACTATACTTGTAAAATCTAACATATACACTTCTGCATTAAATAATTTAATTGGTACGTTTCTTTGAACAATTCTTTGTGCTAAAGCCTCTGCAATAGCTGTTTTTCCTACTCCGGGCTCTCCTATTAGAACAGGATTGTTTTTATTTCTCCTATTCAATATTTGAATAACTCGCTCTAACTCCTTTTCTCTTCCTACCACCAAATCAAGTTTATTTTCCTTGGCTTTCTTAGTCAAGTTAGTTCCATATGCATCCAAATATTTTTTCTTAGCACCATTTCTAGTCTTCACTCTAACATTGGAATTTATATCATCATCAGTCATGGAATCATTATTAGTAGAAAATCCGTTGAAAAATTTCATGTACATACCCTTAGACATATTATCATCTTCATCTTCCAAATTTCCAAAGCCCTCCATGTCCATTGTATTAAAAATATTTCCAACTTGATTATTTAAATCATCTAATTCTTCTTCAGTAACTCCGCTCTGTTCTAGTAATTGATCTACTGGCTTTAAGCCTTGTTTTTTAGCACACTTCAAGCAAAGTCCTTCTTGAACTTGCTTACCATTTATATATTTAGTAACAAAAATAAGAGCCATATTTTCTTTACACACTGAACATTTTATCATGATAAAATCTCATCTCCTTTTCTTAGCTAAACTGATCGTATGCTATCTAAGGACTTTATTGCTTAATTTATTATACAAATAAAGATAAGTTTTCATTCCTTTTTTCGAACAATCTTATGCTTTACTTTACATCTCGTAGGACACGTGTGTCGCAAGCTAACATACATTTTAGTTGTATTCTGGAATTTTAGTAGAATTAGGTTACTATCATTAGCCTTAATTACACACACTGTCCTTAACATAACATTACTCTTTTACTAATTTTCTATAACAAATCAAACAAACATTTGCATCAAATATGCAATACCTGCCCCCATAAGAGCTGTCAACGGCAAAGTTATAATCCATGCTATAACTATTTCTCTTACAACACCCCATCTAACAGCCGATGCCCTTTTTGCAGCTCCCACACCTAAAACTGATGTAGTTATAACTTGCGTTGTACTAACTGGAGCTCCAAAATGCGACATAGTCTCTATTATAACCGCGGCTCCTGTTTGTGCTGCAAAACCACCTATAGGCTGAAGCTTTATCATACTAAGTCCCATCGTTTTCATTATTTTCCATCCTCCTATAGATGTACCCAATGCCATGGCAATAGCACAAGCACATTTTACCCAAAGCGGTACATCTGCATCAGGACCCAAAATACCAGTAGATATTAACGCTAATGTTATTATACCCATAGATTTCTGAGCATCATTACTACCATGAGAATACGCAACAAAAGCTGCCGATATAATTTGAAATTTCGAGAACCATCTATTAACAAAAGCTTGTGTAAATGGTCGTAGTACTTCATATAATATCGACATCAACAAATATCCTATAAACAATCCCAATAACGGTGCTATAAACAATGGTATTATAACTTTTTGTACAACTCCACCATAACCTATCCAATTTACCACATCAACAGATCTAGCAAACACCATCGATGATCCAATTAATCCGCCTATCATCGCGTGTGACGAACTACTAGGAATAGCAAAATGCCAAGTAATAAGATTCCATATAATAGCTGCTATTAAAGTTGCTATTATAGCGTACTGGCCATTAGCTGCGCCACTTTTTATAAGACCCGCTGATATCGTTTTTGCAACTTTACTACTAATTAACGCTCCAACAAAATTTAGTATCGTAGCCATAGCTATTGCCTGTTTGGGCGACAAGACCCTAGTTGAAACAGACGTCGCTATCGAGTTCGCGGTGTCATGAAAACCATTAATAAAATCGAATAATAATGTTAATACAATAATAAAAATTAGGAACATACTTGATGTACTAAACATGTTTCATTACAATCCCTTCTATAATGTTTGCAACGTCTTCACAGGAATCTAGAATTTCCTCCAAAAAATTATAAATAGATTTCCATCTTATAACTTGCATAACATCTTTTTCGTGAGAGAATAAATCCTTCATTGCTCCCCTGAATACGTAATCTCCATCATTTTCGATTTTATTAATGTCTATTATTTTATTGTGAATTTTTTCTGTTTTCTTTTTCATAAATCTCAAATCTTCTATTAGAACTTCCAATTCTTTTGTAGCATCTATAACAAGCTTAGCTAACTCTATAGCCTCTTTTTTTATAGTGTCCACATTATACATCATAAACCTTTGTGCTGTCATTTCTATTTGATCAGTAATATCATCCAGCTCTTTTGCGATCAAATGTATATCTTCTCTGTCTATGGGGGTAATAAACGAAGCATCTAATTGTCTGAATACTTTATGCACTATTGCATCACAATCGTGCTCTATGACTTCTATACTTTTTATTTTTTCCTTCACGTTACTATAGTTGCTTACTAGATCAAAAAATAGCTCCGCTGCCTCCACATTTTTCCTAACAATCTCTACAAAAAAATCAAAAAATATTTCTTCTTTCGGTGTTATTCTAAACATAAAATTTACCCCTTCTTCTCCTGTTAATTACAGGTTTTTCTTCTGACCTGTTAATTATAAGATAATAATTTATTATTTGCAATTCTTATTTGCCTTAATTTTTACAAAAAACATTTTTTTTGGCTATTTTTACGACAATTTCAAAATATTAAATTGAATTTTTGTTAAAAATATATAATTTTTTACCCTCCGTTTTAACGTCTACAGCATCAAGAGTTTTTAATGACAATCTGCCTAGGTTTCTTTCAATATTAGTACCCGAATTTTTTGTGTCTTTTGATAATACCTTTACCATACTAATGTTTCCCATTTTTTGAGCTGCTAACAACGCAACTTGAAATCCTGTATTAGCTCCTTTGTCCAACAGAATATCTACAACATCTATATTTTGTGCTAGTACAGCTAATACTAAAGGTGTTACACCACTTGACCAACTTTTATTAACATTCACTCTTTTATTATCAATTAACCAATTCATTGTTTCTATATCTCTATTACAAATCGATTCTCTAAACAGTGTATATGGG from Clostridiales bacterium includes these protein-coding regions:
- a CDS encoding ATP-dependent Clp protease ATP-binding subunit, with product MIKCSVCKENMALIFVTKYINGKQVQEGLCLKCAKKQGLKPVDQLLEQSGVTEEELDDLNNQVGNIFNTMDMEGFGNLEDEDDNMSKGMYMKFFNGFSTNNDSMTDDDINSNVRVKTRNGAKKKYLDAYGTNLTKKAKENKLDLVVGREKELERVIQILNRRNKNNPVLIGEPGVGKTAIAEALAQRIVQRNVPIKLFNAEVYMLDFTSIVAGTQFRGQFEGRMKGILEEAISLGNVILVIDELHNIMSAGEADSAMNAANILKPALSRGEIQIIGATTLEEYRKYIEKDKALERRFQPVLVEEPTAEETIEILNGIREYYENYHKVKISDEVIRGAVDLSQRYITDRFLPDKAIDVIDEASSRANLSNLNLANLEKVKEDLRIIQEEKDSAVMADSIEDYQKAADLKIRECKLEQELKEYENQNIPVEVTYNDIAKVIEMWTKIPVQKISEVETQKLLMLEERLHKSIVGQDKAVSVLSSAIRRNRTDFRSKKKPVSFIFVGPTGVGKTELVKAVTRELFGDEKFLIRLDMSEYMEKHTASKLIGAPPGYVGYDEAGQLTQKIRRNPYSVILLDEIEKAHQDVYNILLQILDDGILTDSHGVKVDFSNTIIIMTSNAGTNSKGNGIGFFQDSYDMLENKVQGELKQIFKPEFLNRVDDVVIFKELSREELKEIIGMMLSEVKAEIENKKMTVSIEKGVHDIILEQGYDTKYGARPLRKTIQKLIENPLSDNYLKGVYKEGSNIKIHVKNGKIVID
- a CDS encoding inorganic phosphate transporter, whose product is MFSTSSMFLIFIIVLTLLFDFINGFHDTANSIATSVSTRVLSPKQAIAMATILNFVGALISSKVAKTISAGLIKSGAANGQYAIIATLIAAIIWNLITWHFAIPSSSSHAMIGGLIGSSMVFARSVDVVNWIGYGGVVQKVIIPLFIAPLLGLFIGYLLMSILYEVLRPFTQAFVNRWFSKFQIISAAFVAYSHGSNDAQKSMGIITLALISTGILGPDADVPLWVKCACAIAMALGTSIGGWKIMKTMGLSMIKLQPIGGFAAQTGAAVIIETMSHFGAPVSTTQVITTSVLGVGAAKRASAVRWGVVREIVIAWIITLPLTALMGAGIAYLMQMFV
- a CDS encoding DUF47 domain-containing protein, which translates into the protein MFRITPKEEIFFDFFVEIVRKNVEAAELFFDLVSNYSNVKEKIKSIEVIEHDCDAIVHKVFRQLDASFITPIDREDIHLIAKELDDITDQIEMTAQRFMMYNVDTIKKEAIELAKLVIDATKELEVLIEDLRFMKKKTEKIHNKIIDINKIENDGDYVFRGAMKDLFSHEKDVMQVIRWKSIYNFLEEILDSCEDVANIIEGIVMKHV
- a CDS encoding ankyrin repeat domain-containing protein, giving the protein MLQALEDCPYTLFRESICNRDIETMNWLIDNKRVNVNKSWSSGVTPLVLAVLAQNIDVVDILLDKGANTGFQVALLAAQKMGNISMVKVLSKDTKNSGTNIERNLGRLSLKTLDAVDVKTEGKKLYIFNKNSI